The Carassius carassius chromosome 34, fCarCar2.1, whole genome shotgun sequence genome has a segment encoding these proteins:
- the gp1bb gene encoding platelet glycoprotein Ib beta chain, with protein MWCFALVLKVVLSLLGSEMTVAQLSCPEVCSCVAGVVDCSKRGLTTASLPSSFPSSTTELHLNDNHLTALPNGLLDSLPALRLAALHGNPWSCDCGILYLRGWLLKQRDNNSIRNVSCSSPAHLRGRVLAYLSEHELLESCRYWLCNLALASQISLFIFIMVQVLLLASVILFLRRFELLTQEARRTAAESFTAEDDATRSDEYAISKDRRL; from the exons atGTGGTGTTTTGCGCTCGTGTTGAAGGTGGTGCTGTCATTGCTGGGCAGTGAGATGACCGTGGCTCAGCTCTCGTGTCCTGAGGTGTGCTCCTGTGTGGCCGGTGTGGTGGACTGCAGTAAACGCGGCCTCACCACGGCCAGCCTGCCCTCCTCCTTCCCTTCATCCACCACCGAACTCCACCTGAACGACAACCACCTGACAGCTCTGCCCAACGGCCTGCTGGACTCACTGCCCGCCCTGCGCCTGGCCGCCCTCCACGGGAACCCGTGGTCATGTGACTGCGGCATCCTTTATCTGAGAGGCTGGCTGCTCAAACAGAGAGACAACAATTCCATACG GAACGTCAGCTGCAGTTCTCCTGCTCACCTGCGGGGGCGCGTGCTCGCCTATCTGTCCGAGCACGAGCTGCTGGAGTCCTGTCGTTACTGGCTGTGTAACCTGGCTCTGGCCTCTCAGATCAgcctcttcatcttcatcatggtGCAGGTGCTGCTGCTGGCCTCTGTCATCCTCTTCCTCCGGAGGTTTGAGCTGCTCACGCAGGAAGCGCGACGCACGGCCGCGGAGAGCTTCACGGCGGAGGACGACGCGACACGCAGCGATGAATACGCGATATCAAAAGACAGGAGATTGTAG